The following proteins come from a genomic window of Halictus rubicundus isolate RS-2024b chromosome 8, iyHalRubi1_principal, whole genome shotgun sequence:
- the LOC143356457 gene encoding cytochrome c, with protein sequence MGDVANGKKLFMRMCSMCHTVNPGGGNKMGPNLYGVTGRPSGTAPGFKFTEAMKNKGITWNEKTLDEYLEYPKQFIPGTRMVFNGIKKAEDRKDIIAYLYTLK encoded by the exons atgggaGACGTTGCGAACGggaagaaattatttatgagAATGTGCTCAATGTGTCACACGGTTAATCCAGGTGGCGGCAACAAAATGGGTCCGAATTTATATGGTGTCACTGGCAGACCTTCTGGTA CCGCTCCCGGTTTCAAATTTACGGAAGCTATGAAGAATAAAGGCATCACGTGGAACGAGAAAACATTAGACGAGTATTTGGAGTATCCCAAGCAATTTATTCCTGGCACAAGGATGGTGTTCAATGGTATTAAAAAGGCAGAAGACCGGAAAGATATAATAGCTTATTTATACACATTGAAATAA
- the LOC143356442 gene encoding uncharacterized protein LOC143356442, which yields MVTKTNGTTTMATTKGTFIEGGKKYENSTLLYEEREKEEELTLEDLAPDGGWGWMVMFAMILIFVTIFGPTSSFAIIYADLLDATGQAGTALTVFNSVFMITFSIAGLVTNPLLKKYAMRPVGIFGAVIFSVSNIAMAFVTNFYEMAFLNLFQGLGLGLIVTICNTNFNAYFVKKRAPVMSAAQVIIGLGGIVYPIVIEKLMTVYGFRGTALITGAMSSNCIVGMTMMHPVEWHTRKPEEVRAERAREREERKLCGVTSVNRRSIDIGHFSTPAKTRWSSLTSLKGDGGKQIPLLIETLKEPAKRVASISELEDESKIHNRMKSGSMRELLTRRMSALSSTSVTNLVTSIGAFGDRNHFEKNKEKRNEKGVQVSMNDESNEKGPLKEILDDLLEMSLLKNCRFLNMCLGISFVLSSDFTFSCLLPLMMANSGYTKAQAALAITISASAELASKILLAIFTLVVNVKSKYIFFIAMIVMAFAKLGYLFYSDTLTGTYAMIVVIGVVRSWLLVPQALVIIEDISIEKFASAYGIYGAISGVISILFGPIVGLMKDWTNSFMVCQLALIAMNVLFVIPWAIQFLSVDLPKGRKERAEKMAAQSSGYSPN from the exons ATGGTAACTAAGACTAACGGAACAACTACGATGGCAACAACGAAGGGAACGTTCATCGAGGGCGgaaagaaatatgaaaatagTACATTGCTCTATGAAGAAcgagagaaagaagaggaaCTCACGCTGGAGGACCTGGCTCCCGATGGTGGTTGGGGCTGGATGGTGATGTTCGCCATGATATTAATATTC GTTACAATATTCGGACCAACTTCATCGTTTGCAATTATATACGCTGACCTCCTCGATGCGACAGGTCAAGCTGGAACTGCCTTGACTGTATTTAATTCAGTTTTCATGATCACGTTCTCCATCGCtg GTTTAGTGACGAACCCGTTGCTGAAAAAGTACGCGATGAGGCCGGTAGGTATTTTCGGCGCTGTGATTTTCTCAGTATCGAACATCGCTATGGCTTTCGTCACCAACTTCTACGAAATGGCTTTTCTGAATTTATTTCAAGGGCTTGGCCTCGGTTTGATCGTGACGATCTGTAACACGAATTTCAACGCTTACTTCGTGAAGAAACGAGCACCA GTAATGAGCGCAGCCCAAGTCATCATTGGTTTAGGCGGGATTGTATATCCCATAGTCATCGAGAAATTAATGACCGTTTACGGATTTCGCG GCACTGCACTAATAACGGGTGCCATGAGCTCGAATTGCATCGTCGGAATGACTATGATGCATCCAGTTGAATGGCACACAAGGAAACCGGAAGAGGTCCGAGCGGAGAGAGCGCGCGAGAGAGAAGAACGAAAATTATGTGGGGTGACATCGGTGAATCGCCGTTCCATAGACATAGGTCATTTTTCCACCCCTGCAAAAACAAGATGGAGTAGCTTGACAAGCCTCAAAGGCGATGGCGGGAAACAAATTCCGCTTCTAATTGAAACATTGAAG GAGCCTGCAAAAAGAGTAGCCTCAATTTCAGAGCTCGAGGACGAGAGCAAGATTCACAATCGAATGAAGTCAGGCTCGATGCGAGAACTGTTGACGAGACGTATGTCGGCGCTCTCGTCCACCAGCGTGACGAATTTGGTGACGAGCATCGGGGCCTTCGGTGACAGGAATCATTTTGAGAAAAATAAGGAGAAAAGAAACGAGAAAGGCGTCCAAGTATCCATGAATGACGAGAGCAACGAGAAAGGTCCTTTAAA AGAAATTTTGGACGACCTTCTGGAAATGTCACTATTAAAAAACTGTCGTTTTTTGAACATGTGCTTGGGTATTAGTTTCGTGTTATCGAGCGACTTCACGTTTTCCTGCCTGCTGCCGCTGATGATGGCGAACTCCGGTTATACTAAAGCTCAGGCAGCCTTGGCAATCACTATTAGCGCGTCCGCAGAATTGGCGTCGAAAATTCTGCTCGCGATTTTCACTCTGGTGGTGAATGTGAAGTCgaaatacatatttttcattGCCATGATCGTCATGGCGTTCGCAAAGCTTG GTTATTTGTTTTACAGCGATACTTTAACCGGCACGTATGCGATGATAGTAGTGATAGGAGTAGTTAGATCATGGTTGTTAGTTCCTCAGGCATTGGTTATCATAGAAGACATCAGTATTGAAAAATTCGCGTCTGCATATGGAATTTACGGTGCCATTAGTGGTGTCATTTCTATTCTGTTTGGTCCAATTGTTG GGTTGATGAAGGATTGGACCAACAGTTTCATGGTCTGTCAGCTTGCACTTATAGCAATGAACGTCCTGTTCGTTATTCCATGGGCAATACAGTTCCTTTCAGTGGACTTACCAAAAGGGAGGAAGGAACGGGCGGAAAAAATGGCTGCCCAATCTTCCGGTTACTCCCCGAATTGA